A window from Mus caroli chromosome 2, CAROLI_EIJ_v1.1, whole genome shotgun sequence encodes these proteins:
- the Gtsf1l gene encoding LOW QUALITY PROTEIN: gametocyte-specific factor 1-like (The sequence of the model RefSeq protein was modified relative to this genomic sequence to represent the inferred CDS: deleted 1 base in 1 codon) — MEPESIEICPYNPHHRIPLSRFQYHLASCRKKNPKKAKKMASCKYNACHVVPIRKLAEHEATCVNRCSVEEEDTLGPLQVSLPQPQNEDTPQVRWLSNPDIWNVDGANCHPMFVLKSFVPQKLVCESDIQESGEETNAQKILRLGPGRQTSSRRKRALKLVAGSRISSE; from the exons ATGGAGCCAGAATCCATAGAAATTTGTCCTTATAACCCTCACCACCGAATCCCGCTCAGCAGATTCCAGTACCACCTGGCATCATGCAGAAAGAAGAACCCCAAGAAAGCCAAAAAGATGGCCAGCTGTAAATACAACGCCTGCCACGTGGTTCCCATCAGAAAGCTGGCTGAACATGAAGCTACCTGTGTCAACAGGTGCTCCGTGGAGGAAGAGGACACGTTAGGCCCTCTGCAAGTCAGCCTCCCACAGCCGCAGAACGAAGACACACCACAGGTGCGTTGGCTTTCCAACCCTGACATTTGGAATGTTGATGGCGCCAACTGTCACCCAATGTTCGTCCTTAAGAGTTTTGTTCCCCAAAAACTTGTTTGTGAAAGTGACATCCAAGAGTCA GGGGAGGAGACCAATGCCCAGAAGATCCTCAGACTAGGACCAGGAAGGCAAACTTCtagcaggaggaagagggctCTCAAACTCGTGGCTGGATCGCGCATCTCATCTGAATAA